The following coding sequences are from one Parabacteroides pacaensis window:
- a CDS encoding HelD family protein has product MVFNQTEKQERAYLEQIIALLKRTIGSTDVSVKDHIDTLAEYKDYLWSNKDIDPHEIRSMRESILNHFAIGESVIDKRKRLTKMLAIPYFGRIDFQEKKEDGKVLPVYIGIHTFYDSESKATLIYDWRAPISSMFYDYELGEASYQSPLKEIEGEISLKRQYRIRSGEMEFMIESSLAVHDDILQKELSSNADDKMKNIVATIQREQNRIIRNEEARILIIQGVAGSGKTSIALHRIAYLLYAFNDNISSKDILIISPNKVFADYISNVLPELGEEIVPETSMEEILSEALGYKYKYQSFFEQVNELLTSPVPDFVNRIQYKASFYFISSLDRFILYIESHYFRAKDVKLTKHITIPSEFIEEQFRRFNRYPMRQRFEAMTDYILDMMKVQYAFTVTTAERNFLKKEIKRMFTGNNDLQVYKDFFTWIGKPELFKMRKNRTLEYADLAPLAYLHISLEGSAKNSIKHLLIDEMQDYSPIQYKVIQKLFPCRKTVLGDVSQSVNPYGSSTAKMIQKSLVTGQIMKLCKSYRSTYEITNFAQKIRPDTDLEPIARHGEKPQIFQYKNEKEELSGIIDLISRYRKSTYKSLGIICKTESQAKVMADELKEQVEDIHFLSHQSSAFVQGIIITSVHMAKGLEFDEVIIPEVNDKDYHSGIDRNMLYVAVTRAIHRLTLTYSGAKHSLLI; this is encoded by the coding sequence ATGGTATTTAATCAAACAGAGAAACAAGAAAGAGCCTATTTGGAACAGATAATAGCTCTTTTAAAAAGGACTATCGGCAGTACCGATGTGTCAGTAAAAGACCATATCGATACATTGGCAGAGTATAAAGACTATCTTTGGAGCAATAAGGATATTGATCCGCATGAGATACGTTCGATGCGTGAAAGTATTCTAAATCACTTTGCTATAGGCGAAAGCGTGATTGATAAACGCAAGCGGCTCACAAAAATGCTGGCTATTCCTTATTTCGGGCGGATTGACTTTCAAGAGAAAAAAGAAGATGGCAAAGTGCTCCCTGTCTACATCGGAATTCATACTTTCTACGATTCTGAAAGCAAAGCAACTTTAATTTACGATTGGCGGGCTCCTATTTCGAGCATGTTTTATGATTACGAATTAGGAGAAGCATCTTATCAATCTCCATTGAAAGAAATTGAAGGAGAGATTTCTTTGAAACGCCAATATCGGATTCGGAGTGGAGAAATGGAATTTATGATTGAAAGTTCTTTGGCTGTTCACGATGATATTCTGCAAAAAGAATTAAGTTCGAATGCGGATGATAAGATGAAGAATATCGTTGCCACTATCCAACGGGAACAAAACCGCATTATTCGTAACGAGGAAGCCCGCATACTTATCATTCAGGGAGTGGCAGGTTCGGGTAAAACCTCTATTGCCCTGCACCGTATTGCTTACTTGCTATATGCTTTTAATGATAATATTTCTTCAAAAGATATACTGATTATTTCCCCGAATAAGGTTTTTGCCGATTATATTTCCAACGTCCTTCCCGAACTTGGAGAAGAAATCGTACCGGAAACCAGTATGGAAGAGATACTTTCCGAAGCACTAGGTTACAAATATAAATATCAGAGTTTTTTTGAGCAGGTAAACGAGTTGTTGACAAGTCCCGTTCCAGACTTTGTTAACAGAATACAATATAAAGCCTCTTTCTATTTTATTTCAAGTCTGGATCGCTTCATTCTCTATATCGAGAGCCATTATTTTCGAGCGAAAGATGTAAAGCTGACCAAACATATTACCATTCCATCCGAGTTTATTGAAGAGCAGTTTCGCCGTTTCAATCGCTACCCTATGCGACAACGGTTCGAAGCGATGACCGATTATATTCTCGATATGATGAAAGTACAGTACGCTTTTACAGTAACTACTGCCGAAAGAAACTTCTTGAAAAAAGAAATAAAACGAATGTTTACTGGAAACAATGACTTGCAAGTCTATAAAGATTTCTTTACATGGATAGGCAAGCCGGAGTTGTTTAAAATGCGGAAGAATCGCACGCTTGAATATGCAGATTTAGCACCACTGGCATATCTGCATATATCTTTGGAAGGAAGCGCGAAAAACAGCATCAAGCATCTTTTGATAGATGAAATGCAAGATTATAGCCCCATTCAATATAAAGTAATACAAAAGCTGTTTCCATGTCGGAAAACCGTATTGGGTGATGTCAGCCAGTCAGTCAACCCTTATGGTTCATCCACTGCGAAGATGATTCAAAAATCCCTTGTTACAGGGCAGATCATGAAGCTGTGTAAGAGTTACCGTTCTACCTATGAGATAACCAATTTTGCGCAAAAAATACGACCTGATACAGACCTCGAACCCATTGCACGACATGGAGAGAAGCCGCAAATATTTCAATATAAAAACGAGAAAGAAGAGCTATCCGGTATTATAGATTTAATTTCCCGTTATCGGAAATCTACATATAAATCATTGGGGATTATTTGCAAAACAGAATCACAAGCCAAAGTCATGGCAGACGAACTGAAAGAGCAAGTCGAGGATATTCATTTCTTATCACATCAAAGCTCTGCTTTTGTCCAAGGTATTATAATCACGTCTGTACACATGGCGAAAGGTTTAGAGTTTGATGAGGTTATCATCCCTGAAGTTAACGATAAAGATTATCATTCAGGGATCGATAGAAATATGCTTTATGTAGCTGTAACGAGGGCAATACACCGTTTAACACTGACATATAGTGGAGCAAAACATTCTTTATTGATATAG
- a CDS encoding flavodoxin domain-containing protein, with product MKTAIIYYSKHGTTEHVAYLIGESLNHKVDYISLRESPKVDIRTYDRIILGTSIYAGTSSRIVTQFCNKNRLLLEQKVIGLFICRMNKEQETKEMEKAFPEYLQKLASNKLNTRQE from the coding sequence ATGAAAACTGCAATCATATATTATTCAAAGCATGGAACTACCGAACATGTAGCTTACCTTATTGGAGAAAGTTTAAACCATAAAGTCGATTATATTTCATTAAGGGAGAGTCCCAAGGTTGATATCCGAACATACGACCGAATAATTCTCGGAACATCCATTTATGCAGGCACTTCCAGTCGAATAGTCACTCAGTTTTGCAACAAGAATCGACTTTTGTTAGAGCAAAAGGTAATAGGATTGTTCATCTGTCGTATGAACAAAGAGCAAGAAACGAAGGAAATGGAGAAAGCTTTCCCGGAGTACTTGCAGAAATTGGCAAGTAATAAACTTAATACAAGGCAGGAATAA